One Ahaetulla prasina isolate Xishuangbanna chromosome 1, ASM2864084v1, whole genome shotgun sequence DNA window includes the following coding sequences:
- the RRP15 gene encoding RRP15-like protein, translated as MAAAAVDPRGAAKVPSAELEENESGSEWSSGVPEDSFSSDDGEQGDDDTPKTPDTRVKDEEESKETGNAGWAEAMAKVLNKKISSNKPTILLKNKERDVERKKEKQERLEQRKKLNKKREWEMMCRVKPDVVKDREVERNLQRIATRGVVQLFNAVRKHQTNVDEKIKEAGSSERKRAKLISSVSKRDFISVLRGMDGKEMEQNSARKSSNSRQNKPKSEDAPAWSILRDDYMMGASMKDWDKESEEEDNAGGDSDIKQEIGSDSDR; from the exons ATGGCGGCTGCTGCCGTAGATCCACGTGGGGCGGCGAAAGTTCCCAGCGCTGAGTTGGAAGAAAACGAGAGTG GATCCGAGTGGAGTTCAGGGGTTCCAGAAGATAGCTTTTCAAGTGATGATGGAGAGCAGGGTGATGATGATACCCCTAAGACTCCAGATACCAGAGTTAAAGATGAAGAGGAATCCAAAGAAACAGGAAATGCTGGATGGGCTGAAGCCATGGCCAAAGTGCTTAACAAAAAGATTTCTAGTAATAAGCCCACAATCCTGTTGAAAAACAAGGAGCGGGACGTAGaacgaaaaaaagaaaagcaagagagaTTGGAGCAGAGGAAGAAG CTGAATAAAAAGCGGGAATGGGAAATGATGTGCCGAGTGAAGCCAGATGTTGTCAAAGACAGAGAAGTTGAGAGAAACCTTCAGAGGATTGCCACCAG GGGTGTAGTTCAGTTATTCAACGCGGTCCGGAAGCACCAAACAAACGTGGATGAGAAGATAAAAGAAGCAGGCAGTTCTGAGAGGAAGCGAGCAAAATTGATCTCCTCGGTTTCCAAAAGAGACTTCATCAGCGTCCTCCGAGGAATGGATGGAaaagaaatggaacaaaactctgcTAGAAAGTCATCAAACAGCCGTCAG AATAAACCGAAATCTGAAGACGCTCCAGCATGGAGTATATTGCGAGACGATTACATGATGGGAGCCTCAATGAAGGACTGGGATAAAGAAAGCGAAGAGGAGGACAATGCTGGAGGAGATAGCGACATTAAGCAGGAGATCGGAAGTGATTCAGATCGATAA